The Pyxidicoccus sp. MSG2 DNA segment GCACGCCGCAGGTGTTCCGCACGATGCTTCCGCCGCAGTAGTCACCCATGTCCACGATGAGGCATGAATCAGCGGGCTCCACGCGCTGGTTCTGGACGGTGCATTCACACAGGGGGCTCTCCGCCCCCGCCGCTCCCGCGAATCCCAGCGCTGCCACCAACCCGAGCCCCGCCGCCAACCCGCGGGCTCGAAGACGCATCCAACGCATGCACAGACTCCCTGCTCCTGGCGCGCCGGCCCTCGCGGAAGGCGCATCCTGCCTCAGCGCCCCGCCGAGACCAAGGGCCTGCGCCACCAGGAGCGGAAGTCCCCGCGCGTCTACTTCGTCCCGAACAGCCGGTCGCCCGCGTCGCCCAGGCCGGGAATGATGTACCCGTGCTCATCGAGCTTCTCGTCGATGGCGGCCGTGTACACGTGCACGTCCGGGTGGTGCTCGCGCAGGTTCGCCAGGCCCTCGGGGCTCGCCAGCAGGCACACGAAGCGCACCGAGCCGGGCTTGTTCTTCTTCAGCCGCTGCAGCGCCGCCACCGCCGAGTTGCCCGTGGCCAGCATCGGGTCGCACACCACCACGTCGCGGTCCGCGAGCTGCCCCGGCACCCGGTAGTAGTACTCCACCGCCGCCAGCGTCTCCGGGTCCCGGTACAGGCCGATGTGCCCCACGCGCGCGGACGGCACCAACTGCAACATGCCGTCGAGGATGCCCTGCCCCGCGCGCAGAATCGCCACCAGCACCAGCTTCTTCCCGTCCAGCACCGGCGCCATCATCTTCGCCATCGGCGTCTGGATTTCCTCCTCGCGCAGCTTCAAGTCGCGGAAGGCCTCGTACGCCAGCAGCAGCGAGATTTCCTGGAGCAGTGCCCGAAAGGAGGCAGTGCTCGTCTCCGCCCGACGCATCAGCGTCAGCTTGTGCTTCACCAGCGGATGGTCCACCACGGTGCAGTTCGGGAATTGCATTGCATCCTCCGTCGGTTCAGCCGTTCTCAGAAAACCGTGCCGTCACTGTCCACGCGAATCGGCGGCACACCACCGGGCCGCTTTTCCGCCGCCACCCGCCGCCCCGCCGTCCATGTCCCCCCTTGCAGCACCTTCCCCAGCGGCAGCTCCTCCGCGTTCATCCCCAGCCGGCCGCGCACCAGCGCCGCCACCCGGTCCAACAGCGCCACCGTCAGCGCGCGCCACTCCACAATCGGCTCGTCACCGGGGTGCAGCGCCACCGTGGTGATTTTCACGTCGCGCGGCACCAGCACGCCCAGGTCCACGAAGAGGCCGCCGTTGCGGTACTCGGGCAGGCCGGTGAGGCCATCCAGCTCCGTCACCTGCACGCCGGCCTCCGCCAGCGGCTCCACCAGCGAGTACGTCAGCCACTGCGACAGCTTGTGGAAGGGCACCAGCGCGTCCACGCTCTCCACCGGCCCCAGCGCCGAGTGCGGCCACACGTCGCCCAGGTTCACCGCGTCCACCATGACGCGGCCCGGCCAGATGGGGCCCAGCACCTCCAGTACCAGCCCCAAGAGCTCCGCGGCCCGCACGCTGCGCCGCTGCGCGGTGACGATGTCCAGCAGCGCCCCCGGCCGGGGCAGCACCTTCGCCAGCCCGTGCAGGAGGTGCAGCCGCCCCTCCAGCCCGTCCAGCGGGTTGGACTCCGTCACCTGCATGCCCTGCGCGAGCCCCTCGCGCGTCATCCGCCCCAGCGCCTCCGCGTCCGCGCGCAGCGGCCGGTCCGGGTCCGACGAGAAGAGCCCGTCCATGAACATGCGGAAGCTCGCGACGGCCAGGCCCTCCGAGCGGGCCCACGTGCCGCCGCCCCGCTCGCGGTAGCGCCACTTCGGCCCGCTGCCCGCGTCCAGCAGCACGCTCACCACCACCAGGTCCAGCTTCGCCCGCGCCCGCTCCTGCGGCGTCGCGTCCTTCAGCCGCTCTTCCAGTTCCTTCACGCGCGCCACGCCGCCCGCGTCGAAGTGGCCCCAGCGGCTGTGCAGGGGAATGTCCAGGTTCGGGTACAGCTCGCGCGTCACGTTCAGCACGGTGTCCACCACCACCGGCAGCCGCGAGGGCTCCACGCGGAAGTGTGGCAGCCGGCCGGCGAGGCCCAGGTCCAGCAACTGGTGGCAGCGCTCTCGGATGGCGGCCGGCGTGCGCAGCCAGGCCACGGCGGGTGAGACGTGCGCCCTTGCCAGCTCGCTCTCAGACATCGAGCCCCCGTCCCTTCACCTGGGCCAGCGACGCCGGGTCCGCCACGGGCCCCTTGGTGAAGTAGCCCGCCGCCTTCTTGGCCTCCATCTCCACCTTCGCGTCGGCGGGGATGAGCTCCTCCGGAATCGGCACGCGCTCCAGGATTTCGATGCCCGAGCGGGTAATCGCGTCGTGCTTCATGTCGCTCATCGACACGAAGCGGTGGATGCGGGTGATGCCCAGCCAGTGCAGCACGTCCGGCATCAGCTCCTGGAAGCGCATGTCCTGCACGCCGGCCACGCACTCGGTGCGCTGGAAGTAGGTGGCCGCCGAGTCGCCGCCCTCCTGCCGCTTGCGCGCGTTGTACACGAGGAACTTCGTCACCTCGCCCAGCGCGCGGCCCTCCTTGCGCAGGTAGACGATGAGGCCCGCGCCGCCGTTCTGCGCGGAGCGCACGCACTCTTCAATCCCGTGCGCCAGGTACGGCCGGCACGTGCAGATGTCGCTGCCGAACACGTCCGAGCCGTTACACTCGTCGTGCACGCGCACCGCCAGCGGGATGTTCTTGTCCGCCAGCGAGGCGATTTCGCCAAAGACATACAGCGTGAGCCCGCCGATGGGCGGCAGGAAGACGTGCAGGTCCGGGCGCGTAATCAGCTCCGGGAACATGCCGCCCGTCTGCTCGAAGAGGCCGCGGCGCAGCGCGCTCTCCGTCAGCCCGAAGCGCTTGGCGATTCCCGGCAGGTGCCACACCGGGTCCACCGCGGCCTTCGTCACCTTGATGTCGCCGTTGGCCGTGAGCAGGTCACCGTCCGGCTTCAGCCGCCCGGCCACAATCGCGTCGCGCAGCTCGGGCAGGTTGATGTGGGCCTTGGTGACGGCGATGGTGGGCCGGAAGTCGATGTCCTGCTCCGAGTAGGCGCGGAACACCTGCGGCGCCACCGCGCCCCACGGGTCCAGCGAGACGATGCGCTCGGGGTTGCTCCACGAGGGGTACGGCCCCACCTGCGCGGCGGGCGAGGTGTTCTTCAGGTCCGCCTTGTGGTCCTGGGGCAGCTGGCCCGCGGCCACGGCGAGCGCGCGGTAGACGGCATACGCACCAGCGTGCGTGCCAATGACGTTGCGGTGCGCGGGCTCGGTGAGCGTGGCCACCACGGGGCCGCGGCGCAGCGGCTCGGCGTCGCCCCAGCGCAGGGCGACGCTCTCGCCGTCCGGGTGCGAGGTGAGACGGATGTGATTGACGGGCTTCTTGTCTGCCATGGGAGCGCCCTCCTTGCGGGCGCGGGAGTCGTTCGAGCGCGAGGAGTTGAAGCGGGAAGCGGATCAGCTCATCCACGAGCCGTCGGTGCGAGCCGACCACTTGCGGGTGACCTTCTTCAGTGCCGTCCAGAAGTCGAGGCTGGACGGGCCGGTGATGTCGCCGTGTCCGAAGCGCGAGTCACCGGTGCCGCCGAAGGAGAAGGGCTCGCGCGGGACGGGGACGCCCACGTTGACGCCCACCATGCCGGCGCGCACGCCCTCCACCACCGCCTGCGCCACCGCGCCGTTGGTGGTGAAGATGGACGCCGCGTTTCCGTATGGCGACGCGTTCTCGATTTCGAGCGCCGCGGACAGCGTGGGCACGCGGATGATGGAGAGCACCGGGCCGAACAGCTCGCGCTTGGCGGCCTCCATCTCCGGACGCACGCCGTCCAGCAGCGTGGGCCCCAGCCAGTTGCCGCCGGTCCACACCTCGCCCGCGGGCCGCTTGCCGCGCCCGTCGAGCACCACCTTCGCGCCCTCCGCCTCCGCGCGGGCGATGGCGGTCTCCAGCCGGTCCACCGCACCCCGGTCGATGAGGGCGCCCATGCCGGGCCCCATCTGGAGGCTCGCGGCGCGGCGGGTGATTTCCTTCAGGAGCGGCTCCACGTCACCGACGGCGAGCAGCACGCTGGCGGCCATGCAGCGCTGGCCCGCACAACCGGTGAAGGAGTCCACCACGGCCTGCGGGGTGAGGGCCGGGTCCGCGTCGGGGACGACGATGACGTGATTCTTGGCGCTGCCCAGGGCGAGCACGCGCTTGCCGCGCTTGCAGCCCTCCGCGTACAGGTGCCGCGCGACGGCGGACGAGCCCACGAAGCCGATGGCCGCCACGTCCGGGTGCGCCACCAGCGCGTCCACGGCTTCCTTCCCACCGTGGACGACGGAGAAGACGCCGGGCGGATAGCCCGCCTCGCACATCAGCTCGCCGAGCGCGCACGCGGTGAGGGGCACCTTCTCGGACGGCTTGAGGATGAAGGCGTTGCCCAGCGTGACGGCGATGGGGAACATCCACATCGGCACCATCGCCGGGAAGTTGAACGGGGTGATGCCGGCGACGACGCCGAGCGGCTCGCGGCGCAGCTCACAGGTGACGCCGCGGCTGACCTCCATGTGGCCGCCGGTGTCCAGGTTCTGGAGGGACAGCGCGAAGTCGCAGACCTCCATGCCCTTGAGGAGCCCGGCGCGGCCTTCGGCCACCGTCTTGCCGGCCTCGCTCGCGGCGAGGTTGGCGAGCCGGTCCAAATCCCGCTCGAGCAGGGCGCGGAAGCGGTGCAGGAGCTGGGTGCGCTCACGCAGCGCGGTATTGCGCCAGAGGGCGGCCGCGGGCTTCGCGGCCTCCACGGCGTGGGCGACTCCGGCGGCGGGCGTCAGCGGGACACGGCCGATGACCGTGCCCGTGTACGGGCTGCGTACGTCGAGAAGGGTGGCGCCCACCGGGGACTGCCATTCACCTCCCACCAGGTTGCGACAAGGAACTACGCTCTCAGGAAGCTGGATGAAGGACACGCGCACCCCCCAGGCGGAGCGTGATCGAGGAGCGCCCCATCATAGCCGCGAGCGAGGAGAGACCGGCAACCTGGGGGCGGTACGGGTCATTCGTGAATCGGTTGACAGTCCGGTATCCAGGCAAGCGGAGTGCCGGATAGCGGACCAATGCAGAGCGTCATTTTTAAGGCTGGAGATCAGGTCCCGGCCTCTTCAGGACTCACACCACAGCTCGACTTCATTCGAGCGCAGGGTGGGGTGGCTCGCATTTCCAGGCCGTTGCACCGCCGCCCGGATGTCCGCCGGGTTGATGGGGCCAATCGCCGGGTTGTGCCCTTCGCCGGTGCCGTCCAGACGTCCCACCACCTTGTTGTCGGCGTCACACGTCAGGGTGAAGGTGAGGGTGCCATCGTAAAGACCCGGCGAGCGCCCGTTGGCGCTCTCCACGAACTGACGCTGGTCCAGCACGTCAGCCGGGTTGGCGCTGCCGTCATCGTCGAACAACTGGACGGCGGGCGCGACGTTGCCGCCCGCGCGGTGCAGCTCGTAGACGATGCGAACCGTCACATCCCCCGCGCCGGGCTGCGGGGGCGGCGGGAGGACGCTGATTTGCTGGATGGTGTAGTCCGCGTCATCCACCACGCCTCCCGAACGGATGATGAGGGGGCCTCCACCGCACCCGGTGGTACTCCAGGCGAAGAGCAGGGCGGCCACGCCCGCCAGGGCATGACGGCGAGCCCGCGTTGCCTTCTCGCGCGGACCACGAGCTCCGGGGTCGACGGTCGATGCGCCGCCCGGTTGATGACGAGTCCGTGTCTCCTCCATGTGCACTCCCCCTCGATGATGCATTCAATATCCGCATCGGGAGGGCAGCTGTCCGGAGGTCAGCCGCGAGCGACAGGCTCCAGGGCCGCACGGAGGAGGGCAAGGGCAGCGGTGTCCTCCGCGTCGGGAGGGAGGCCGTGGTTGCGGGCCTCGTCGTACAGCGCGAGCGCGTACTGGAGGCGGGCGGAGGCGGTGGCGGTGTCGCCCTGCTGTTGGAGGAGCGCTCCGTCCTCGGCCACCAGGCGGGCGAGGACCTTCACGCGCGCGGGACTGCCGAGCAGCCGCGCGGTGGACGCGGGGTCCGCGAGCAGCAGGGCGGCGTATTCCATGCCGAGCGTGGACAGGGCCGTGTCCTGGATGAGCCGCTGCGCGTCCGCGAACTTCTGCTCCCGGCGGGCCTTGAGGATGCGGGCGAGCGCGGCGGCGAACTCCTCGATGAGCCGCTCGATGTAGTCCTTGCGGATGGACATGGCGCCTGGAGGGTAATCGCGGCGCGGGGTGGGTGCACGCCCCCCGTGGGCGCTGCTTCACACCCGGCACATGTGCAACCCCTTCCGACAACCGCCCCGAGGCGCGGTAACGTAGGTGCCCTTCACGACACAGGGTGGGAGCGGTCCATGAGTCAGAGCGGAAGCAGTGCAGAAGGTGCGCGCGTGCGGTGGCTGGTGGCGGGAGCCTTCTCCCCCGCTCCCTCCGGCCGGCGCTTCCACATCACCCCCGAGTCCTTCGGTACCGAGCTCGCACGCGTCGCCACCGGCCTGCGCGTCACCGTGCCCGACCGCCTCGGCTCCGGTGACACCCGCACCGTCGAGCTGACCTTCGACAAGCTCCGCGCCTTCGGCCGCGCCGACCTCATCACCACCGTCCCCGAATTGCGCGCCCTCCAGGCCCTCCACTCGGACCTCTCCAACTCCGACCCGCTCCGCCCCATCACCGCCGAGGAGGCCGCCTCCCGCGTCGCCACCATCACCGGCCCCGGCCGCCTCCCCGACGCCGTCGCCGAGGCCCTCCGCGCCGCCGTGCTCCCCCTCCCCACCGTCCCGCCGCCCCCGGAGACGGGCGGCGATGAGCTGGTAGACGCCTTCCTCAACCGCGCCGACCCGGCCTCGCCCGCCGCCGCGTCCCGCGCCGTGGACGCCTTCCTGCGCGCCATCAACCCCCGCGCCCCGGCCTCCGCGGCCTCCGCGTCGACCGCGGCCTCCCCGTCACGCAAGACGGCGAGGGACATCATCGAGGAGGCCCTGCTCGCCACGGCCCGCGACATCCTCGCCGCCGAGCCCGTCGCCCGCCTCGAGTCCGCTTGGCGCGGCCTGAAGTGGCTGCTGGACCAGTGCCCCAAGTCCTCCGGCCTCGCCGTGGAGGTGCTCGACGTGGCGCCGCCCGCGCTGCTGGAGTCGCTCCAGGGCGCGCTCGCGGGCGAGCCGTTCGACCGCCCCGACGCCGTCTTCGTCGTGGACGCGACGAGTGACGTCGGCCTGCTCGGCCGGCTCGCGGCGCTCGGCGAGCGCTTGCAGGTGCCCGTGGTGGCAGCGGTGTCCCCGGCCCTCCTGGGCGTGGCTCCGGAAGAGCTGCCCGTGGCGCTGGAGGAGGAGCGGGAGCAGGTCCCCGAGGCGTGGACGGAGCTGCGCCAGGACGAGTCCTCGCGCTGGCTGTGCGCCGTCCTCAACCGCGCGGTGGTGAACAGCGAGGGACGTGGCGCCGCGCGGCGCACGAGCTTCACCAGCCCCGCGCTCGCCCTGGCGGCGATGCTCGCGGCCAGCTTCCGCGACACCACCGCCTTCGCGCGCATCATGGGCCAGGCCGGCGGCCTGCGCGCACCGACGACGTGGGAGCTGCCCTCCGGCCGCGACAAGGGCCTGGGCATCCCCACCGAGCTGTTCCTCCCCATCCGCGCGCAGGGGCGTCTGGAGGAGCGGGGCATCCTCGGCCTGGGCAGCGGGCGCAACGCGGACGCGGTGCTGCTGGCCGCCGCGCCCACGGTGTACGGCGGCGGCTACGCGGTGCCGCTGCCCGCGCAGCTGCTCACCGGCCGCATCGTCCGCTTCGCCACCTGGGTGAGAGATCAGCTCCCTCCCGGCTCCGGCAACGACGAGGTCTCCGCCATCTTCGCCCAGGCCGCGGAGGTCTTCCTCTTCCGGGGCGCCACCGAGAACGGCCAGGTCCGCGCCGAGCTCGTCAACACCGACAACGGCCGGGGCGTCCAGGTCAGCGCCACCGTCCGGCCTGAGCACGCCGGCACGCGGTTCCAGCTCGCCTTCGTGTTGCCGCTGCGCGGATGACCGACTCCCTTCCCGAGCCCGTGGTGGACCTGCTCGCGACGTACTTCGTCGGCGGCGCGAGCAGTGCCGACCTGTCCGACGCGGCGGTCCGCGCGATGGAGGCAGGGCTCGACTCGCCGGCACTGCGCATGCTGGCGGGGCTCTCCGGCGAGACGAACGCCTGGGAGCTGGAGAGCCTCATCCAGCGCATGCTCCGGGAGCTCGGGCTGCCCATGCCGGACCGCTCCTCCATGGTCCGCATGATGGCGCGACCGCTCGCTCGCGGGTTCCTCGCGGGCCGCATCACGCCCGATGCGTTCGTCGACGAGCTGTACGCCTTGTCGCGCCATGACGTCCGGGAGGGACACCATCCGTGGTGCCAGCTCCAGGACGACTGGATGCTCGCGCGCGACGGGACGGCGGGCACGGTCGCCGAGGCGACGGCCGCGCTCCGCGAGGAAGCCGAGCGCCTCGTCGGCCTGCGAAGCTGACCTGGGACGTGGACGGGCCCGGCGGCGCGCAGCAGGCATGGCAGGTGCAACCAGCATCCTCCCGGTCAGTCCCCTCCGCGCCCGTGCCGCTTCCGGTACGCGCGCGGCGAGACACCGAAGGCCCGCGCGAAGCTCGTCGTGAAGTGCGACAGGTCCCCGAAGCCCGCCTCCAGCGCGACCTCGGTGATGGGCGTGCGTGTCGCGCGAAGGGAGGTCGCCGCCATCCGCAACCGGGTGGCGATGACGAACTGACGCGGCGTCTGCCCCGTCATCGCCTGGAAGACGCGCAGGAAGTGGAAGCGGCTCAGCCCCGCGTGCGCGGCCAGCGTGTCGAGAGAGCAATCATCCGCGCTGTGCGCCTCGACATACCGCAGCGTCTTCGCGACCCGGCGCTCCTGCGCTGAGGTCGGCGCCGTCACGGAATAGGCGCCGCCCCGGTCCTCCGTCAACGCGACGGCTGCCACCGTGAGCGCGGCCTCGCGCACCACCTCCGGCTCGCCGGTGCACAGGGCCCGGTGCGCGAGGACCACCGCATCCGCGGAGGCCGCGGAGGCCGGAATGCTGGCGCGTCCGAAGGCCCGCGTGTCGCGAAGCCGGACGCCGAGCGAGCCGCCCACCTCGTCGAGGAACGACTCCGCGTAGTCGAAGACGACGGAGCGGTCCCCGCCGTCATCGACATGCCGATACGCGTACCCGTCGGTGGCATTCCCGAGCAGCAGCGAGCCCGGGCTCGACAGCACCTCGCCCCGGCTCGACCGGGCATGGAAGACGCCGGCAAGGGTGACGCTGATGTGGACGCGGGGATGCTCACCCTCGGAGACGGTGCTGCGCGCGCCCTTGTGGCAGACGCAATCCCACGCACTGAACGTCTCGTCCTCCGCGAGCAGATGCATCCCGCACGGCCTGACGGGAAGGACCGGCACCGCCGCAACATTCCCCAAGTTTCGCGCCACATCCGGATGCTACTGCAACGCGCCTCAGGAGGCTTACAACCCATGCCCCAACACCCTCTGCTCACCTCGCTGGTGCTGAGCGCCCTGCTCGTCGGCTGCCACGCATCCTCCAGCCGGACTCCACGCGAAACGCATGCCCCCGAAATCTACGGGGCCGGCCTCTTCACCACCGGCGCGTGGGACTTCTTCCTCGCCTTCTCTCCAGACCAGAAGCGCGTGCTCTTCTGCCGCGCGGACGAGCAGTTCGAGCAATACGAAATCTTCGAGACGCGGCTCGGTGAAGACGGGCACTGGTCCACGCCCGTGAAGCCCCGCTTCGCGACCGAGTGGAGCAACGCGGATCCGCACATCGCTCCCGATGGCAGGAGCGTGTTCTTCATCTCCAACCGTCCCCACCCGGGGGAGACGGCCGCGCGCGCGACGCACGACCTCTGGGTCGCCTCGCTCCAGGCGGACGACGAGTGGGGCGAGGCCACCCGCCTCCCCTCGCCGGTGAACGACGCGAACACCGACGAGTGGTCCCCCGCCGTGGCCGCCAATGGGAACCTGTA contains these protein-coding regions:
- a CDS encoding DUF1688 family protein, which produces MSESELARAHVSPAVAWLRTPAAIRERCHQLLDLGLAGRLPHFRVEPSRLPVVVDTVLNVTRELYPNLDIPLHSRWGHFDAGGVARVKELEERLKDATPQERARAKLDLVVVSVLLDAGSGPKWRYRERGGGTWARSEGLAVASFRMFMDGLFSSDPDRPLRADAEALGRMTREGLAQGMQVTESNPLDGLEGRLHLLHGLAKVLPRPGALLDIVTAQRRSVRAAELLGLVLEVLGPIWPGRVMVDAVNLGDVWPHSALGPVESVDALVPFHKLSQWLTYSLVEPLAEAGVQVTELDGLTGLPEYRNGGLFVDLGVLVPRDVKITTVALHPGDEPIVEWRALTVALLDRVAALVRGRLGMNAEELPLGKVLQGGTWTAGRRVAAEKRPGGVPPIRVDSDGTVF
- a CDS encoding helix-turn-helix domain-containing protein codes for the protein MHLLAEDETFSAWDCVCHKGARSTVSEGEHPRVHISVTLAGVFHARSSRGEVLSSPGSLLLGNATDGYAYRHVDDGGDRSVVFDYAESFLDEVGGSLGVRLRDTRAFGRASIPASAASADAVVLAHRALCTGEPEVVREAALTVAAVALTEDRGGAYSVTAPTSAQERRVAKTLRYVEAHSADDCSLDTLAAHAGLSRFHFLRVFQAMTGQTPRQFVIATRLRMAATSLRATRTPITEVALEAGFGDLSHFTTSFARAFGVSPRAYRKRHGRGGD
- the upp gene encoding uracil phosphoribosyltransferase, whose translation is MQFPNCTVVDHPLVKHKLTLMRRAETSTASFRALLQEISLLLAYEAFRDLKLREEEIQTPMAKMMAPVLDGKKLVLVAILRAGQGILDGMLQLVPSARVGHIGLYRDPETLAAVEYYYRVPGQLADRDVVVCDPMLATGNSAVAALQRLKKNKPGSVRFVCLLASPEGLANLREHHPDVHVYTAAIDEKLDEHGYIIPGLGDAGDRLFGTK
- a CDS encoding TolB family protein; this encodes MPQHPLLTSLVLSALLVGCHASSSRTPRETHAPEIYGAGLFTTGAWDFFLAFSPDQKRVLFCRADEQFEQYEIFETRLGEDGHWSTPVKPRFATEWSNADPHIAPDGRSVFFISNRPHPGETAARATHDLWVASLQADDEWGEATRLPSPVNDANTDEWSPAVAANGNLYFGAERPGTHGDSDLWVSRLVDGVYQPPENLGDAINTRAAEVEPWIAPDERYLLFSALRRADGVGSYDLYVSQRLPGGGWEKARLLGGGINSPDRDFNQSVSPDGKWLYFSSNRPHAGDVDLGARFDHPRNDAALVGIGKGTGDIYRVPMSALGL
- a CDS encoding GTP cyclohydrolase II produces the protein MADKKPVNHIRLTSHPDGESVALRWGDAEPLRRGPVVATLTEPAHRNVIGTHAGAYAVYRALAVAAGQLPQDHKADLKNTSPAAQVGPYPSWSNPERIVSLDPWGAVAPQVFRAYSEQDIDFRPTIAVTKAHINLPELRDAIVAGRLKPDGDLLTANGDIKVTKAAVDPVWHLPGIAKRFGLTESALRRGLFEQTGGMFPELITRPDLHVFLPPIGGLTLYVFGEIASLADKNIPLAVRVHDECNGSDVFGSDICTCRPYLAHGIEECVRSAQNGGAGLIVYLRKEGRALGEVTKFLVYNARKRQEGGDSAATYFQRTECVAGVQDMRFQELMPDVLHWLGITRIHRFVSMSDMKHDAITRSGIEILERVPIPEELIPADAKVEMEAKKAAGYFTKGPVADPASLAQVKGRGLDV
- a CDS encoding type VI secretion system contractile sheath small subunit, with protein sequence MSQSGSSAEGARVRWLVAGAFSPAPSGRRFHITPESFGTELARVATGLRVTVPDRLGSGDTRTVELTFDKLRAFGRADLITTVPELRALQALHSDLSNSDPLRPITAEEAASRVATITGPGRLPDAVAEALRAAVLPLPTVPPPPETGGDELVDAFLNRADPASPAAASRAVDAFLRAINPRAPASAASASTAASPSRKTARDIIEEALLATARDILAAEPVARLESAWRGLKWLLDQCPKSSGLAVEVLDVAPPALLESLQGALAGEPFDRPDAVFVVDATSDVGLLGRLAALGERLQVPVVAAVSPALLGVAPEELPVALEEEREQVPEAWTELRQDESSRWLCAVLNRAVVNSEGRGAARRTSFTSPALALAAMLAASFRDTTAFARIMGQAGGLRAPTTWELPSGRDKGLGIPTELFLPIRAQGRLEERGILGLGSGRNADAVLLAAAPTVYGGGYAVPLPAQLLTGRIVRFATWVRDQLPPGSGNDEVSAIFAQAAEVFLFRGATENGQVRAELVNTDNGRGVQVSATVRPEHAGTRFQLAFVLPLRG
- the mmsA gene encoding CoA-acylating methylmalonate-semialdehyde dehydrogenase; translated protein: MSFIQLPESVVPCRNLVGGEWQSPVGATLLDVRSPYTGTVIGRVPLTPAAGVAHAVEAAKPAAALWRNTALRERTQLLHRFRALLERDLDRLANLAASEAGKTVAEGRAGLLKGMEVCDFALSLQNLDTGGHMEVSRGVTCELRREPLGVVAGITPFNFPAMVPMWMFPIAVTLGNAFILKPSEKVPLTACALGELMCEAGYPPGVFSVVHGGKEAVDALVAHPDVAAIGFVGSSAVARHLYAEGCKRGKRVLALGSAKNHVIVVPDADPALTPQAVVDSFTGCAGQRCMAASVLLAVGDVEPLLKEITRRAASLQMGPGMGALIDRGAVDRLETAIARAEAEGAKVVLDGRGKRPAGEVWTGGNWLGPTLLDGVRPEMEAAKRELFGPVLSIIRVPTLSAALEIENASPYGNAASIFTTNGAVAQAVVEGVRAGMVGVNVGVPVPREPFSFGGTGDSRFGHGDITGPSSLDFWTALKKVTRKWSARTDGSWMS